The Sesamum indicum cultivar Zhongzhi No. 13 linkage group LG6, S_indicum_v1.0, whole genome shotgun sequence genome has a segment encoding these proteins:
- the LOC105164928 gene encoding uncharacterized protein LOC105164928 isoform X1 — protein MASSGSLVLMFGLRVYRRELSKSYDGKSKSIWYLAEKGPRELKLDKGEYAVNKLQRFILSHIWNTSKKSAAPYGGSGVAHLISMPSLPLLITSRSATGAETNILKENESSHKPEDKRVSKIKFLLAGRKRKRLLARRLGISMPRIRQLDSQLTSHCTITTMSQATYHGWLRISGEDNAGDQNGKESCTILILFSGILYVAVKAVRLADCGKPNPLPKHS, from the exons ATGGCAAGTTCTGGATCACTGGTACTTATGTTTGGTTTGCGTGTTTATAG gCGGGAACTGTCGAAGTCGTATGAtggaaaatcaaaatcaatttggTATTTGGCTGAGAAAGGGCCCAGGGAACTGAAACTGGATAAAGGGGAGTATGCTGTGAACAAGTTGCAGAGGTTCATTCTATCCCACATATGGAACACGAGCAAGAAATCAGCAGCACCGTATGGCGGCTCTGGTGTTGCTCACCTAATTTCCATGCCATCCTTGCCGTTGCTGATCACGAGCAGATCAGCAACAGGGGCAGAAACAAACatattgaaggagaatgaatCTTCTCACAAACCAGAGGACAAGAGAGTTTCAAAGATTAAG TTTCTTCTGGcaggaagaaagagaaagagattGTTAGCACGAAGATTGGGGATCTCCATGCCCAGAATTCGTCAATTGGACAGTCAACTAACGAGCCACTGCACTATCACCACAATGTCTCAGGCGACCTATCATGGGTGGCTGCGAATCTCCGGCGAGGACAATGCCGGGGACCAGAATGGGAAGGAATCGTGCACGATCTTGATTCTCTTTTCCGGAATACTTTATGTAGCAGTCAAGGCAGTCAGGTTGGCAGATTGTGGCAAACCAAACCCTCTGCCGAAGCACTCTTGA
- the LOC105164928 gene encoding uncharacterized protein LOC105164928 isoform X2 — MRRELSKSYDGKSKSIWYLAEKGPRELKLDKGEYAVNKLQRFILSHIWNTSKKSAAPYGGSGVAHLISMPSLPLLITSRSATGAETNILKENESSHKPEDKRVSKIKFLLAGRKRKRLLARRLGISMPRIRQLDSQLTSHCTITTMSQATYHGWLRISGEDNAGDQNGKESCTILILFSGILYVAVKAVRLADCGKPNPLPKHS; from the exons gCGGGAACTGTCGAAGTCGTATGAtggaaaatcaaaatcaatttggTATTTGGCTGAGAAAGGGCCCAGGGAACTGAAACTGGATAAAGGGGAGTATGCTGTGAACAAGTTGCAGAGGTTCATTCTATCCCACATATGGAACACGAGCAAGAAATCAGCAGCACCGTATGGCGGCTCTGGTGTTGCTCACCTAATTTCCATGCCATCCTTGCCGTTGCTGATCACGAGCAGATCAGCAACAGGGGCAGAAACAAACatattgaaggagaatgaatCTTCTCACAAACCAGAGGACAAGAGAGTTTCAAAGATTAAG TTTCTTCTGGcaggaagaaagagaaagagattGTTAGCACGAAGATTGGGGATCTCCATGCCCAGAATTCGTCAATTGGACAGTCAACTAACGAGCCACTGCACTATCACCACAATGTCTCAGGCGACCTATCATGGGTGGCTGCGAATCTCCGGCGAGGACAATGCCGGGGACCAGAATGGGAAGGAATCGTGCACGATCTTGATTCTCTTTTCCGGAATACTTTATGTAGCAGTCAAGGCAGTCAGGTTGGCAGATTGTGGCAAACCAAACCCTCTGCCGAAGCACTCTTGA